A portion of the Juglans microcarpa x Juglans regia isolate MS1-56 chromosome 1D, Jm3101_v1.0, whole genome shotgun sequence genome contains these proteins:
- the LOC121267829 gene encoding uncharacterized serine-rich protein C215.13-like — MEEKEVVIPARLTLSHVSINPVRNQKSFPPFSDLSLRISFIPSTTYSLIIRWELDPSGIDEAQIVKLGEVAVSTGEEDEDPILDLRAPTSLSLGTSPSSLFSITTSASTPVATSSSSTTTQSSFSVSGLGVSSSSTTGSASTTALARSVASSSGMGSFTSFGVTRATATSLGLPGFSFSKQLMPASSSQAHLTTVVPPFGVSSTSAAHTSSLVYGDSKKLEGSRGLAEKAATKSRVYR; from the exons ATGGAAGAAAAGGAGGTAGTCATCCCCGCTCGGCTTACTCTTTCTCATGTTTCCATAAATCCCGTTAGAaaccaaaaatcatttccaCCATTCTCTGATCTCTCCCTCCGAATCTCAT TCATACCTAGCACCACCTACTCACTAATCATCAGATGGGAGCTTGATCCCAGTGGCATCGACGAAGCTCAGATTGTTAAGCTTGGGGAGGTTGCAGTCTCCACTGGAGAGGAGGACGAAGATCCCATCCTGGATCTGAGAGCACCTACTTCTCTATCTCTCGGAACATCTCCATCGTCGTTGTTTTCAATCACTACGAGTGCTTCAACTCCGGTTGCTACTAGCAGTAGTAGTACGACTACACAAAGTTCCTTCTCTGTGTCTGGTTTAGGAGTAAGTTCTTCTTCGACGACGGGCAGTGCTTCAACAACAGCTCTTGCCAGATCTGTTGCTTCTTCCAGCGGCATGGGATCTTTCACAAGTTTTGGTGTTACGAGAGCAACTGCTACTTCATTGGGGCTTCCTGGTTTTTCATTTAGTAAACAATTAATGCCTGCTTCATCCTCACAAGCACATTTGACAACTGTCGTGCCTCCTTTTGGTGTCTCTTCAACTTCTGCAGCTCATACATCATCTCTTGTGTATGGAGACAGCAAGAAACTCGAGGGGAGTAGGGGACTTGCTGAGAAAGCAGCTACAAAATCCCGTGTATATAGGTAA
- the LOC121240797 gene encoding RING-H2 finger protein ATL52-like, whose translation MGSVNSPNPWSPFETYKDCSQGTCSVYCPQWCYIIFPPPPSGLADDDHDDPSIFQFSPLIVAVIGILASAFILVCYYTIISKYCRRRGSGDTSMELNDSRDLGNNESLQASSAGLDESIVKAITVYRYKKVEGLVEGTDCSVCLSEFQENESLRLLPKCNHAFHLPCIDIWLKSHSTCPLCRSNISSINPLPPQIPDPHDPPQETQPANRISALQHLHGNHDTILAIQDIIVEGDEQDEAVVSLVSDVIPKTISTQALGDRNSPGARDNTLEIRQDGTFQPFRRSHSMNYSSGQGQVSAAHDILRTREDDVESSRSGVDHEENRCNTINNSSRDSGFDKSPPRMKRSISTGRFMFARYSKGNNSAFPN comes from the coding sequence ATGGGTTCTGTGAATAGCCCAAATCCTTGGTCTCCATTCGAGACTTACAAAGACTGTTCGCAAGGAACTTGTAGCGTATACTGCCCACAGTGGTGCTATATCATTTTCCCTCCACCTCCTTCGGGTCTTGCTGATGATGATCACGATGATCCCTCAATTTTCCAGTTCTCCCCACTCATCGTTGCGGTCATCGGCATCTTAGCAAGCGCCTTTATCTTGGTATGTTACTACACAATCATCTCCAAATACTGTCGTCGAAGAGGCAGTGGTGACACAAGCATGGAACTAAACGACAGTCGGGATCTTGGGAATAATGAATCATTGCAAGCTTCTTCTGCAGGACTGGATGAGTCGATTGTCAAGGCAATCACAGTTTACAGGTACAAGAAAGTTGAGGGGTTAGTTGAAGGCACAGATTGCTCGGTTTGTCTGAGTGAGTTTCAAGAAAATGAGAGCCTAAGGCTGTTGCCAAAGTGTAACCATGCTTTTCATCTCCCTTGCATTGACATTTGGTTGAAATCTCACTCGACTTGTCCTCTATGCCGCTCCAATATTTCCTCCATTAATCCTTTGCCTCCACAAATACCAGATCCTCATGATCCTCCCCAGGAGACTCAACCAGCCAATCGTATATCTGCGCTCCAACACCTGCATGGGAATCACGATACAATTCTAGCGATACAAGATATTATTGTAGAAGGAGATGAACAAGATGAGGCTGTTGTTAGCCTTGTAAGTGACGTCATTCCgaaaactatttcaactcaAGCTCTTGGAGATAGAAACTCTCCTGGAGCAAGAGATAACACTCTTGAAATTAGACAAGATGGGACGTTTCAACCATTCAGGAGGTCTCATTCTATGAATTATTCTTCAGGTCAAGGCCAAGTTTCTGCTGCTCATGACATATTACGCACAAGGGAAGACGATGTTGAATCCTCAAGATCAGGAGTTGATCATGAGGAAAATCGTTGCAATACAATTAATAACAGTAGCAGAGATTCGGGTTTTGACAAGAGTCCTCCGAGAATGAAGAGGTCGATTTCCACAGGGAGATTTATGTTCGCGAGGTATAGCAAAGGAAATAATTCTGCCTTTCCAAAttga